GTACTTGGAATTCTGTGTAAAAGATTTGAACAATGAGGATCCTGGAGTGCATAATTTGTTGCTCTCACTGTATGCCAAGAAGGTAGCTCTTCCAGTAGTGCATTATTTGTTGCTCTTGCTGTGTGTGAAATTACACTTTATATTCTTACAAATTAGGAAAAATATCatgtaattaattttgttgtgtatgtttcttttttatgtgTTGGAAACATTAAACTGTAATAGCAGTAATTGCTTACTTTGCACTCAATTCATCATTCATGTTTCTGGTGGTTCTTATGAGGTTGTCAATGCCATACCAGTCAAGCGTATATTTGTCAACACATATAACTAATGATTTTGTATGTGTACTCTGGTTTATTCATGTGCAGGACGATGAGTCTCAGCTTTTGCAATTCTTGGACACTAAGTTTGGTAAAGGACAGACAAATGGCCCTGAGTTCTTTTACGACCCCAAATATGCTCTGCGTCTATGTCTTCAAGAGAAGAGAATGCGTGCTTGTGTTCGCATTTACAGCATGATGTCCATGCATGAAGAAGCTGTTGCACTTGCATTAACGGTAAACCTCATTCCTCACTAAGTTTCATCATTTCTTTAAGAGTCTACTAATTCCATTCAATAAGCATCCCTTGCGCTTTCGCATATTGATGGTGTAGGATTTTGAAGTGTTCTTATTTTTATGAGGCTTTCTTATTCCTTTACTCAATTTGGTCCTTGCTAGGTGGACTTAGAGCTTGCAAAAGCAGAAGCAGATAAagttgaagatgatgaagaaCTTAGAAAGAAGCTGTGGCTTAAGGTTGCAAAGCATGTCATTGAGCAAGAGAAAGGAGTCAAGAGGGAGAACATAAAGAAAGCTATAGAATTCCTATCAGAGACTAACAACTTGTTGAAGATTGAGGATATCCTGCCATTTTTCCCAGACTTCGTATTGATCGATGACTTTAAAGTAAGATATAAGTCCAGGCAGTCAGTTGCTTTACAGAAAAATTCCTCCTAATGTCCATTTCTCTGTTGAAGATCCACAACTGCAATTTTCTTATTAACAAAAAAGTTATCTGAATGAATAAATTTCGTTGTTAATTATTACTAGTCCACATTTTCTGCATTACCTCTTTTCTCAGCATTAACAGTGAAAAATATTGTCTAAACAGGAGGAAATATGCAAATCTCTCAAGGACTATGACAGCCAAATCGATCAGCTGAAACAGGAGATGGATGATGCTACTCGTGGGGCAGACAACATCAGAAGTGATATTGGTGCCCTTGCTCAGAGATACACTGTAATTGATCGTGAGGAGGAATGTGGGGTAAGAAACTGCTCACGATACCCAAAATGGTGTAGTTTAACTAATGTTGTGCCTGTTCTTTTCTTTATATGGTGTTACATGAGTTTCCTTGTTTTCGTTTCAAATAAGTAAAGATGCAAATATGCAACAAAGAGGAAAGATGACCCCCACGCTATATTGTTTAATATTTGTGTTCTTGGTATTGCTTGTTTTCTCAAGTAcacttaaaattattttttccattTTGATTCAGATGGTTTTATGAACTTATGTACTAACTGTCTTCGCTGCTATATCATGGTGTTAACTCCTCACTGTGCATTAACAGGTGTGCAAGCGCAAAATATTGACTGCTGGAGGACTGCACCAGGTAGGAAGAAGCTACACATCTACCGGACACATGGCCCCCTTTTATGTGTTTCCTTGTGGACATGCCTTTCATGCGAATTGTTTGATCGCACATGTAACTCGTTGTAATAGCAGCCAAACACAAGTAAGTCCCTATGCAACATTTCAATTGTTCATTTCCTTATTTTGATAGTTCAATCTCTTGTACCAATTAGTTACGGATGAATTCATTTACCTGTAGGCTGAAAAAATACTGGACCTCCAAAAGCGGCTTAGCCTAATGGACAGGAAAGCAGCAAAGGAAAATGGCGGAAACATGAATGGTGAATCTATTATCAGTGCGACACCAATTGACAAGGTTTGGTCACATCCAAACTACGAAATCCCGAGATCTGCATTTCTTGTACTAATGCCATGCATGTTTCTTGTGACAGTTGAGGTCCCAGCTGGATGATGCTGTAGCGAGCGAGTGCCCCTTCTGCGGCGATCTGATGATCAAGGAGATTTCATTGCCTTTCATTCTCCCTGAAGAGTCTGATGAAAAGGCTTCGTGGGAAATTAAACCGCAACCAACGGGTCAGAAGATTCTTCCAATGACCATGTCTATATGATTCTACTAGTAAAAGCTGAGATGGAATAGAATGTTTTTCGAGTTTGTATGTGATTTTGTAATGCTGAATATATGCTCTTTCATGTCCAATTTCTGGTTGGGTGGCTTTGGTTTTTGATAATTGCCCAGCTCGTGTATCTTTCTGACGAGCAGAACATTAGCTATCCTATCCAGAATAGTTTGTGTACAGAAACATCATCTTCCACTTCACTTGGGCTCTTGTACATGCCTCCTTTCATCAACTTTGCTCATAATAAAGTTGCGATTTGTTAGGGCATATAGGCGCTGAATTATGTTTCGTCAATATCTGAAATAAGATTTGATAActtcagaaaacaaaaacagaaaagCATTTTTGTGATGTAAACCTGCAAGAAACAATCGCAAAATGGGGCACTATTTgtcacttgattttttttaattacttaaaattaaaAAGCACAGACGTCCtcgttggaaaaaaaaaacccttcaccttcactccggtgctttctactggGAGTAGAAAATAATCTAAACCGTTGATCTCAATGGATCCAAGGGTTTAGATCTATTTCTACTACCACCTCATATAACGGTAGTAGAATCGTGGAAGGGTAATATTgtctaggaaaaaaatatttgtggagAAGTATAATTGTAATTATGCAGTAACCCTAGCCTCTCTCTCATTCGTTCGGTACTCAGCCAAAGATGGATGCAAGGCTCCCAAATCGAATCTGGAGCCGACGCCGCACGTCTCCTCCCTTCCTTCACACTCGCCGCCATCATCGCCCTtgcctcgtccgccgcctccgtcaacctcgccgccggccggaatATCAACGATACAACCAACCCTTACACTGACCGAgacggtaaaaaaaatataaatgtcaAATTTACCCCTAAACTGATTTATTAAAATTATCAACTTACCCTTAATAATAAACGGTTCAGATTAATTCTACTTGTAGTATAATACTACGAGTAGAGGGCACCGGAGTCTTGCCCCTCCAAAATAGCCTCGCAATCCCGTTGCACCGCATGGGCATGTAGCATGTACCGTCATAATAAACATGGTGTTTTCTTTCGGGTCCATGCTGAGTTCATGGCATGAATCAGAATGCTAAGAACATGTCACAGGTGTCACAGCATATCGGCAAATTGCACACAATCAAAATATGACACACATTTAACCTGCAGAGTTGCACGCACAAAGGGTAGGCAAATCGTAACTAAAACAGTTAATCATCTGTAAATCAAAGCAAATTAGCAGGGACGTGAGGTTTCATCAGTTGAAAGGCCAAGAAAGAAATAGTAAAGTCTAAAAATGGATTGAAAAGGATAAGACTGGCATTACAATTAATCAATCTTAACCCACAGCATCACATGGGTAGGGGGTAAAAGATGGGTAAATAAACCAACTGTAAGAACAAACCAAGAGAGAACTGTCTCTGAACAAATGCTCCTAAATTTAGCAACTTGTCAGGACACAAACTACAAGAACAGAAATAGAAAGAACAGTCTCATCCATCAGTGCAGCCATTGGACAGCATTGCGACGCTGCTTTCTCTGCCCATAAAAGGAATTGAACCCCACACCTCCCCTCctactcttcctcctcctccctcctcgccggagcTTGGCTGAGcttgagctgagctgagctgatcggcggcggcaatggcgggcgGCGCGATGGTCCAGACGGTGGGTGGCAAGACGTACCCGGGGAAGATGACCGCGTTCGTGTTCTTCACctgcctcgtcgcctcctccggcggccTCATCTTCGGCTACGACATCGGCATCTCCGGCGGCGTCACCTCCATGGACTCCTTCCTCAGCGAGTTCTTCCCGTCGGTGTACGCGCAGGCGAAGGCGAGCAAGGACACCAACCAGTACTGCAAGTTCGACAGCCAGCTGCTGACGCTCTTCACCTCGTCGCTGTACCTGGCGGCGCTGGCGACGTCGTTCGTGGCGGCGTGGGTCACCCGGGTGTTCGGCCGGAAGTGGTCCATGTTCTGCGGCGGCGTCACCTTCCTCGCCGGCTCGGCGCTCAacggcgccgccaccgacgtCATGATGCTCATCCTCGGCCGCATCCTCCTCGGCATCGGCGTCGGCTTCGCCAACCAGTCCGTGCCGCTCTACCTGTCGGAGATGGCGCCGGCGAACCTCCGCGGGATGCTCAACATCGGCTTCCAGCTCATGACCACCATCGGCATCCTCTCCGCCAATCTCATCAACTACGCGACGTCGAGCATCGAGGGCGGGTGGGGGTGGCGCatcggcctcggcctcgccggcgtgcCCGCGCTCATCATCACGCTCGGCGCGCTCGTCCTCCCGGACACCCCAAACTCCCTCATCGCCCGCGGCTACGCCGGCGACGCCAAGCGCGTCCTCGTCAAGATCCGCGGCACGGACGACGTCCACGACGAGTACGACGACATGGTAGCGGCAAGCGAAGAAGCCGCCTCGATCGAGCACCCATGGCGGAACATCCTCCATCGCAAGTACCGCCCGCAGCTCACCATCGCCATCCTCATCCCGTGCTTCCAACAGCTCACCGGCATCAACGTGATCATGTTCTACGCGCCGGTGCTCTTCCTCACCATCggcttcgccggcgacgcgtcGCTCATGTCCGCCGTGATCACGGGCCTCGTCAACATGTTCGCCACCGTCGTCTCGATCATCTCCGTGgaccgcctcggccgccgcgtgCTGTTCCTCCAGGGCGGCACGCAGATGTTCATCTCCCAGGTGGTGGTCGGGACGCTGATCGCGCTCCAGTTCGGCGTCGGGGGCGTCGGCGAGATGTCGCGGTCGTACGCCATCTTGCTCGTGCTGTTCATCTGCATGTACGTGGCCGGGTTCGCGTGGTCGTGGGGGCCCCTGGGGTGGCTGGTGCCGAGCGAGGTGTTCGCGCTGGAGATCAGGTCGGCGGGGCAGAGCATCGCGGTGTGCGTGAACATGATGCTGACGTTCGTCATCGGGCAGGCGTTCCTCACCATGCTGTGCCACCTCAAGTTCGGCCTCTTCTACTTCTTCGCCGGGTGGATGCTGGTCATGACCACCTTCGTCGCGCTCTTCCTGCCGGAGACCAAGGGGGTGCCCATCGAGGAGATGAACCACGTCTGGAGCCGGCACTGGTTCTGGGGCAGCTACGTCACCGCCCACGacgtcgccggaggaggaggaaaccgCAGAAGCCACAACGTCTAGCTCTTACATATACTATTACCCTTTACGAGTTACGcgaatatatatagagagagaattAATGGGCAGGTTGTGTAATTAGGTAATGCAAgaattaattaaactaattaattTCAAGGGACaggtttttaattaattaattaattcaggGAGGGGGGAGCTTTAGAATTTGGTCGGGGCAGGTTAATTTCAGGGTATTTGTTGTATAGGTTTGAATTTTATAGGtgttttctttttatgaaaTTCTTATGTAGTAAATTCTTTGGAGAGCGCTACAAATATCGCATGGTGTTGCCGCGCATGTAGAGTACTGTTTCACTAAccaataaaaaatgtttcaacaaaaATGTATCAGTTATGTGTATCTTGAAAAGAAAGAATGTTTCGTTACTCTTGAGAAATGTTTCATCGATCGGGTTAAACAGTTTTAACTATAGATGCAACACTTGAAAACTACTTATTGCAACACAAAGAAAACAATACGTGGAAgatccaataaaaaaaatacaatgaagCATTATACCACAACCTGGTGAAACAAAAGCAAATAATGGATTGCAATTATCGCTGAActccaagagaaaaaaaaaacaacaaacttTGCCTTCTTCTTCTGCCCCAGCCATCCCTCAGAACTCACATGTAGTTCTTGTTGGTGAGATCCTCGACTGTAGCTAGAGGGCATTGTGCCGGGCCTCCTCGTACCTCCGATGACAACCAGCCACCACCATCGCTCCCATATCCTTCTGCATCTCCTTCTCTTGTTCGTGGTATTGTTAGGCGTCCATCACTTCCTTTCTCTCCACGTttgccgccaccggcgccgctgccgtggCCTCTTTTAAAAAACAGAGTTGCACCTGCGCAAATATTTGTTGGTCCTAGGATTTGAGTAGTAGGTAACATGAGTTGGGATAAACAGACACTAGCTACTTGGTTTGaagttttttgttttatttttttgaaaaataaatttcagtgAGCAT
The Oryza glaberrima chromosome 8, OglaRS2, whole genome shotgun sequence DNA segment above includes these coding regions:
- the LOC127782591 gene encoding sugar transport protein MST5; protein product: MAGGAMVQTVGGKTYPGKMTAFVFFTCLVASSGGLIFGYDIGISGGVTSMDSFLSEFFPSVYAQAKASKDTNQYCKFDSQLLTLFTSSLYLAALATSFVAAWVTRVFGRKWSMFCGGVTFLAGSALNGAATDVMMLILGRILLGIGVGFANQSVPLYLSEMAPANLRGMLNIGFQLMTTIGILSANLINYATSSIEGGWGWRIGLGLAGVPALIITLGALVLPDTPNSLIARGYAGDAKRVLVKIRGTDDVHDEYDDMVAASEEAASIEHPWRNILHRKYRPQLTIAILIPCFQQLTGINVIMFYAPVLFLTIGFAGDASLMSAVITGLVNMFATVVSIISVDRLGRRVLFLQGGTQMFISQVVVGTLIALQFGVGGVGEMSRSYAILLVLFICMYVAGFAWSWGPLGWLVPSEVFALEIRSAGQSIAVCVNMMLTFVIGQAFLTMLCHLKFGLFYFFAGWMLVMTTFVALFLPETKGVPIEEMNHVWSRHWFWGSYVTAHDVAGGGGNRRSHNV